A region of the Burkholderia pyrrocinia genome:
GCTGTGGTGCTCGGAGCGCGCGCTGCTGTGGGTCGCCGCCGCGCTGATCGTTGCCGCGCCGGTGCTGCGCGCGATCGCGACGCCGTGGTTCGACTCGTTCTGGCCGATCTACTACCTGACGCCGTTCCGGATGGACCTGCTCGCCGCGGGCGCGCTGCTCGCGATCGTGCTGCGCCGCGACCGGCGCGCGCTGGAGCCGTTCTACCCGCTCGCGATCGTCGGCGCGCTCGTGTCGCTCGCGATCCTCGGCTGGCTGCACCTGTCGTTCCCGCGCTTTCGCGCCGCGAACACGCCGCTGTCGAATGCCGCGCTCTACAGCATCTCGCTGCTGCTGTGCACGTCGATCGTCGTGATCGCGCTGCGCGGCCGCGGCATCGTGCAGCGCGTGCTGACGAACCCGATGCTCGTCTACGTGGGCACCGTCAGCTACACCGTGTACCTGATCCACCTGAGCGTTCTGTATGCGCTCTGGCCGTTGCACCTGAACCGCTTCGTCACGGCCGCGCTCGCGCTTGCGATCACGCTCACGTACGCGACCCTGAGCTGGTACGGCTTCGAACGGCGCCTGACGCGCGGCCCCGCACGCCGCTCGCTGCCGGCTGCCGCAAGCACGACCGCCTGAATTTCCCTTTCGCTTCTACCAGGACAACGCCATGAGCCAGACTCGTAAAAAGGCCATCATTACCGGGATCTCGGGGCAAGACGGCGCCTACCTGACCAAACTGCTGCTCGACAAGGGCTACGAGGTCA
Encoded here:
- a CDS encoding acyltransferase family protein; translation: MTGISRPADLATPQHGRIVQLDGLRAIAVGAVFLQHALKAPLWMGVDLFFVLSGLLITGILLERKARGQSYFSHFYARRVRRILPPYVLLLVVSTLLFGASWLPHWPWFAFFSTNIGLSLGSIGHDSLNVLWSLAVEEQFYIFWPFVVLWCSERALLWVAAALIVAAPVLRAIATPWFDSFWPIYYLTPFRMDLLAAGALLAIVLRRDRRALEPFYPLAIVGALVSLAILGWLHLSFPRFRAANTPLSNAALYSISLLLCTSIVVIALRGRGIVQRVLTNPMLVYVGTVSYTVYLIHLSVLYALWPLHLNRFVTAALALAITLTYATLSWYGFERRLTRGPARRSLPAAASTTA